AGGTCGACGCGAAACCCTTCATGACCCTGCGTCGATGGGCGACACAGTTCTACGAGATCGCCCCGGATACGGCCGTGCCGTGACGACATCGCTGCTCGACCTGGCCGCACCGCACCACACCGCGCTGGTCACCCAGGAACTGCAGGGAGCCGTCGTCGGCGCGGACGCCGGGCTGCCGGCACTGGCCGATGCGGCACGACGGCAAGCGCTGCCGAATATCGCGCGCCTGGTGTCCGCGGCCCGCGGCGCCGGGGTTCAGGTGGTGCACTGCCTGGTGCACCGTCGACCGGACGGCCGGGGATCCAACCACAACGCACGGTTGTTCGCCGCCTCCCGCGACAAGGTCCGCATCGATCCCGGCAGCCCCGGGGCGACCCTGCTGGGCGAGTTCGGCCCCGAGCCCACCGACCTGGTGCTGAGCCGAGGCCACGGGGTGGGGCCGATGGGCGGAACCGACCTCGACGCGGTGCTGCGCAACCTGGGTGTCTCCACGATCGTGGCGGTCGGTGTTTCGCTGAATGTGGCCATCCCGAACCTGGTGATGGACGCGGTCAACGCCGCCTACCGGGTGGTGGTGCCACGCGACGCGGTCGCCGGCGTACCCTCCGAATACGCGACTGCGATGATCGACAACACCCTGGCCCTGCTGGCGACGATCACCACCACCGATCAACTGGTCGACGCCTGGAGTGCCTGACAAGGGAGGGAAAGCGCAGTGCCCGAAACCGGTGACGTGACCACCGCGCAGTTCACCGTGCCGTCGGTTCTCGACGCGGTGGCCGCGGCGATCCCCGAACGTGAAATGATCGTCCAGGGCGATCGCCGCTACACCTACGCCGAGATCGTTGAGCGATCCAACCGCCTGGCCTCGTACCTGCATTCACGGGGACTGGGCAGCCACACGCCACGCTCCGGTCTGGCAGCCCATGAAGTGGGCCAGGACCTGCTGGGGATCTACGCCTACAACGGCAACGAGTTCGTCGAGACCCTGCTGGGTGCGTTCCGGGCCCGAACGGCGCCGTTCAATGTCAACTACCGCTATGTGCGCACCGAATTGTCGTATCTGCTGGCCGATTCCGGTGCCACCGCCCTGGTCTATCACGCCGCGTTCGCCCCGACGCTGGCCGAGGTGCTCCCCGAGCTACCCCGGTTGCGGGTGCTCATCCAGATCGCCGACGACTCCGGCAACGCCCTCCTCGACGGGGCTGTCGACTACGAGGAGGCGCTGGCGGCCGGTTCGCCGCAGCCACCGCCGGTGCACCCCTCGCCCGACGATCTCTATGTGCTCTACACCGGCGGCACCACCGGGATGCCCAAGGGGGTCCTCTGGCGTCAGCACGACATCTTCATGACCTCGTTCGGGGGCCGCAACATGATGACCGGCGAAGCGGTCGGCTCCCTCGATGACGTCGTGGCCCAGGCCCGCGACAACCCCGGCACCCGACTGATGATCCTGCCCCCGTTGATCCACGGCGCGGCGCAGTGGGCGGTGATGACCGCGATCAACACCGGCCAGACCCTCGTTTTCCCTTCGGTGGTCGATCATTTCGACGCCGCCGACGTGGTGGCCACCATCGAACGCGAGAAGGTGCTGTCGGTGACCGTGGTCGGCGACGCCATGGCCCGGCCGTTGGTCGCCGCGATCGAGCGCGGCACCGCCGATGTGTCGTCACTGGTCGTGGTGGCCAACGGCGGCGCACTGCTGACGCCGTCGGTCAAACAGCAGGTGCTCGATGCGGTGCCCGGTGCGGTGGTGATCGACGGAGTCGGCTCCTCGGAGACCGGTGCCCAGCTGCGACACATGTCGACCTCCGGGGCGGTCTCCACCGGGACGTTCACCGCCGGTCCGGATACCTGCGTGCTCGCCGAGGATCTCGGGACGCTTCTCGCACCCGGACACAGCGGTCTGGGCTGGCTCGCCCAGCGCGGCTATGTCCCGCTGGGGTACAAGGGCGATGCGGCGAAAACCGCGGCGACGTTCCCCGAACTCGACGGCGTGCGCTACGCGGTCCCCGGCGATCGGGCCCGCCACCTGCCCGACGGCACGGTCGAACTGCTCGGCCGCGATTCGGTGACGATCAACTCCGGTGGGGAGAAGATCTTCGCCGAGGAGGTGGAGACGGCGATCGCCTCCCACCCCGCCGTCGCCGACGTGGTCGTCGCGGGCCGCCCCAGTGAGCGCTGGGGCCAGGAGGTGGTCGCCGTGGTCGCGCTCGCCGGCGGCGCCGAGGTCACCGCCGCCGATCTCATCGCGCATGCCGCGGGTTCGCTGGCCCGCTACAAGCTGCCGAAGGCGATCGCGTTCCGGCCCACCCTCGTGCGCAGCCCGGCCGGCAAGGCCGACTACCGGTGGGCCCGCGAGCAGGCGGCGGCCGGTTAGCGACACCGGCCGCGGCCGGCGCCCGGTCAGCCGGAGCCGGACCGTTTGAGCCTGCGGCGGGTCCGCTTGCCCGCCCGGCGCACCATCGCGTCGGCGTACAGGCGCATCGGCCTGCGGAACGGCGGCGCGGCGCTGCCGGTGAGGCTGAACGGCAAGTCCGACCCGACCACCGTGCGGTAGTGGCTGAACGCGTCGAAACCGGCCTTACCGTGATACGCGCCCATCCCGCTGCGCCCCACACCCCCGAACGGCGCCGCCGACGGAATCATCTGGGCGGCGAAGTCGTTGCGCGCCACACCACCGCTTCGAGTGCGCCGCAAGAAATCTCGGAATTCCGCGTTGTCCGGGCCGTACCAGTAGGCGACCAGCGGCGCGGGACGGGCGTTGATCGTCTCGATCGCGTCGTCGAGAGCCGAGTAGGCCTGCACCGTCAGCACCGGCCCGAAGATCTCCTCGTCGGCGATGCGCATGGTCGCGTCGATATCACTGATGATGGTCGGGGCGATCTTGCGGGAGCGACGATCCGGCAGCGCCTCCCCGTCCGGCGCGATCGCCTCGACGGTGGCTCCCCGTGTTTGCGCATCGTCGATCAGGCCCAGCACCCGATCGAAGTTCGCCTCGTTGACGCTCGAGCAGTAGTCGTCGTTGTCCAGGACCGTCGGAAACATGCCGCGCAGCGTCTGCCGGGCGACGTCGAGGAATGTTTCCACGTCGCGTTCGGGCACCAGGACGTAATCCGGACACACACAGACCTGACCGCCGTTGACCATCCTCGCCGCCGCGATCCGGGCCGCCGACCGCCGGATATCGGCGTCGGGAGACACCACCACGGGGTTCTTTCCCCCCAACTCCAAGGTGACCGGGACCAGGTTCGCTGCCGCGGCCCGCTGCACCAGTGCACCGACCGCCGGTGAGCCGGTGAAGAACAGGTGGTCGAAGGGCAGACTCGCGAACGCCGCGGCCACCTCCGGGCCCCCGGTGACGACCGCGAGTTCGTCGGCGCCGAAATACCGCGGCACGACCCGCCGCATCACCTCGGCGGTCCGCGCGGTGATCTCCGACATCTTGATCATCACCCGGTTGCCGGCCGCGAAGGCCGCCGCTGCGGGCAGCACCACCAGTTGGAGCGGAAAGTTCCACGGGCCGATGATCCCCACCACCCCCAGGGGCGTCGGGCGAACCTCGGCGCGCAGTCCGACCAGCCGTGCCGCACGCATCAACGTCCCGGTTCGCATCCACCGGTCGACGTGGGATCGGGTGTGCTCGACGACCGGCAGGGCCCCCATGATCTCGGTGAACAACGATGCCGACCGCGATCGGGTACCGAAGTCCGCCGCCATCGCCTCGGCGAAATCGTCGATGTTGTCGAGCACCATCGCCAGCAGCCGATCGATGCGGTGACGGCGCACCGCGGCGCTGGGTGGTCCGTCGGCGGCAAAGGAGCGCCGCTGCGTCGCCAACAGGTCCGCCGGGGCGGCGACGTCGCCATCGTCGGTCATCGGCGCACCGTCCTCATGACAGATCCAACGGGCCGGTCTCGGCCACCGTGCGCAGCTGCCCCAGATCGACACCGCGGTCGGCGGCCGCCTCGATGCACGCCGCGACGTCCTTGCGCATGAAGGGCGCGACGATCTTGGCGAAGGCCGCCACCCCACCGCCGGACTGCACGTAGCCGGCGGCGCGACTGCCGCCGCTGCACTGCGCCAGCGCCTCCAGCAGACTGTTCTCGCTGACCCCGAGACCCGTGCCCAGCTCGACAGCGGCGGCGACCAACTGGGCGTTCGCGGCGAACAGCACGTTGTTGATCAGCTTGAGGTTGAGCGCGGTGCCCAGACCACCGGTGGCGATGACCGGATCGGCGTAGGCGCGAAGAACCGGTGTGACCCGGTGCACCGCCTCCTCGGGGCCACCGAGCAGCACGGTGAGCCGGCCGGCGGTGATGTCGTCGGCCGATCCGCTCACCGGGGCGTCGAGCAGCGCCGGGCCGTCGGGGAATTCCGCGGTGAGCCCGGTCAGGGTGCCCACCGTTCCGGTGGTGTGGGAGACCACCGCCGCGCCGGGCTCGGCGTTGGCCAACAAACCGTCCGCCCCGGTGGCGACGTCGCGCAGTTGAGCGTCGGAGAACAGGCAGCTGATCACGACGTCGGCGCCGCGCGCGACCTCGGCGACCGACTCCACCGCGACCGCTCCGCGTGCGCCCAGTCGATCGCGCACCTCGGGCCGCCGCGCATACACCTGGACGCGGTGACCGGCGTCGAGAAGGCGCGGCACCATCGGCTCGCCCATCCGACCGGCACCGATAAACCCGATGACCCGAGTTGTTTCGGCCACTCTCGGCTCCTCATTCCGTTGTTCCCGTTGGGTTCGCTGTCGGCAACGGTAGCATTGTCGACCTCCGTCGAATTCGTTACAGTGCGTCTTACTGTCGTATATTCAGGCAAGGCGAGAGGCGGACTCCGATGGACACTCCACCGCGCCGGGTGGTCGTGGTCGGCGGCGCTTCCGGGATCGGTGCCGCAACGGCGGCCCACTTCCACCGCCGCGGTGATCACGTGCTCTCCGTCGACGTTCGCCGCCACCGGACCCCGGCGTCGCAGCACGCCTGCTGCGATCTGCGCGACGCGGGGGCCATCGCCGATTTCGCCGACCGGATCGGCACCGGTTGGGATCTCGTTGCCCACGTCGCCGGGGTCCCCGGGACCGCGCCGGTCGCCGATATCCTCACGATCAACTACCTCGGCATGCGGCTGATGACCGAGGCCATGCTGCCGCTGATGCGTCCGGGCGGGGCGGTGGTCGCGGTCGCCTCGACGGCCGCGCTCGGCTGGGAACAGCGCATCGAGGTGCTCGACGGCCTGCTCGAGGCGACCACCGCCGCGGAGGTGCAGCGCTGGCAGGCCCAGCAAGATCCCGCCTTCCCGGTCTACACCACGTCCAAGCAGGCGGTGATCCTCTACGCCAAGAGGCTGGCCGCCTCGGCGCGCTCGCAGTACGGGGTTCGGATCAACACCGTCAGCCCCGGCCCGGTCGACACCCCGATCCTGCCCGACTTCGAGCAGTCGATGGGCAAGGAGGTGCTCGACACCGTGCGCACGATGGTCGGCCGCCACGGCACGGTCGACGACGTCGTGCCGGTCATCGATTTTCTGGGTTCGCCTCGGGCCGGATGGATCACCGGCCACGACCTCCTCGTCGACGGCGGCTTCACCACCGCGATCACCGCCGGCAGCCCGCCGTCCGACCGAGACCCGGAACGAATACGGCCCTGACCGAAAGGACACCATGACCGTCAGCAGCCCCCCGACCTCTCCGCGGCCCTACCACCGCCTCGACATCTCCGATCCCGACTTCTGGGCCACGACGTTCCGCGACCGCGACGAGACCTTCGCGGCGCTGCGCGCCGAGGACGGGCTGACCTGGCATCGGCCGATGCCGGCGGTCTTCCCGCACGAGGAGACCGGATACTGGGCGGTGACCCGCCACGCCGACATCAAATACGTCAGCCAGCACGAGAAACTGTTCTGCTCCAACGCCGGGGTCAGCGTCGATCCGATGCCGGCCGAGATCCAGCGCACGATGACGTTCTTTTTGGCGATGGATCCGCCCGAGCACACCCGCTACCGCAAGCTGATCAGCTCGGGGTTCACGCCCCGGCAGGTGCGCCGAATCGAGGACCAGATCCGGTCCAACGCCCGCAGCATCGTCGACGACCTCGTGGCCGAGCTGCGCAGCGGTGAACCGATCGACTTCGTGGACCGCTGTTCGGGGCTGCTGCCGATGCGCACGATCTCCGACATGATCGGCATCGATCCCCAGGACCAGGCGAAGGTCGCCTACGCCGCCGAATGCCTGTTCAGCGGCAGCGACGAGGAGTACGCCTCGCTCGAGGAACGGGCCGTTCACGTCATGACCCAGCTGCAGATACTCTCCGACTCCGGCGTCGACCTGGCCCGGCGGCGGCGCACCGAACCGCACGAGGATCTGATGACCGAACTGGTCAACGCCGAGGTCGACGGGCACCGACTCACCGACGAGGAGCTCGGTTCGTTCATGGTGCTGCTCGGCTCGGCGGGTAACGACACCAGCAAACAGACCACCACGCACGCGTTCAAGGCCCTGATCGAACACCCCGAACAACGCGCGTGGCTCCTGGCGGACTTCGACAATCGGATCGGTCCGGCGGTCGAGGAGTTCATCCGTTGGGCCACACCGGTGCTCGCCTTCGCACGGCACGCCGTGACCGACACCGAGATCGCCGGAACCGAGATCAAAGCCGGGGAGAAACTCGGACTGTTCTACTGCTCGGCCAACCGGGACGAGACGGTGTTCGACCGCCCGCACGAATTCGACATCACCCGCACCCACAACGCCCATCTGGGCTTCGGCGGCGGCGGGGCGCACTACTGCCTGGGCACCCACGTGGCCCGCATGGAGCTGCGCCATCTGTTCTACGAGCTGCTCACCCGGCTGCCCGAGGTCGCCCTCGGGGACCCGGAGTACCTGCACAGCACGTTCGTGCACGGGATCAAACGGATGCCGATCAGCCTGGCCTGACGCTGGCACAACCGGCGGAAGTAGTTTACTGTAATCATTACAGTAGTCCTTTGTGTACAGACGGGAGGTCCGCGTGCGAAGCCGGGTCGACGATATTGCTGCCGCGGCCGACAAGCCGGCCGATTACCTACGCAACCCCTATCCGCACTTCGCGGCGCAGCGCGACATCAACGGTGTCTGCCCCGGAACGGTCATGGACTACTCCAAGACACCGAAATCGCTGCGACCCCAGACTCAGTTCGCCGCGGTCTCCTTCGATGCGGTCAATTCGGTGTTCCGGGACTCCGAGACGTTCAACTCGCACATCTATGACGTCACCGTCGGGCTCTTTCTCGGGCCGACCATCCTGGCGATGGAGGGCGAGCCGCACCGCAAACACCGCAACCTGGTCTCCTCGGCCTTCAAACGCAAATCGCTGGCACGGTGGGAACCCGAGATCGTTCGGCCCGTCTGCACTGCCCTGATCGACGAGTTCGTCGACGCGGGCTCGGCCGACCTGATGGCCGACTTCGCGTTCGAGTTCCCCACCCGGATCATCACCAAGCTGCTCGGCCTGCCCGAGGAGGATCTGGCCTGGTTCCGCCAGCGCGCACTCGAGATCATCAGCTACACCGTCGATTACGAGCGCGCATTCGCCGGGTCGGCGCAGTTGAAGGACTATTTCCTGACCCAGATGGACAAGCGCAAGTCGCATCCGACCGACGACATCATCGGCAGCCTGGTCACCGCGGAGATCGACGGCGAGAAGCTCAGCGACGAGGCGATCTACTCGTTTTTGCGCCTTCTGCTTCCGGCCGGGCTCGAGACCACCTACCGGGCCTCCGGCAATCTGCTGTATTTGCTGCTCACCCATCCCGAGCAGTTCGCCGCGGTGCGCGCTGATCGCGATCTGATCGGCTCCGCGATCGAAGAGGGGCTGCGCTACGAGACCCCGCTGACCACCGTGCAGCGCACCGCCATCCGCGACACCGAGTTGGCCGGGGTCCAGATTCCGGCTGGCGCCGTCATCGACCTGTGCATCGGTTCGGCGAACCGCGACGAGAACCGCTGGGAACGCCCGGAGGAGTTCGACATCTTCCGCAAGTGGATTCCGCACATCACCTTCGCCGCCGGCGAGCACACCTGCATGGGGCTGCACCTGGCCCGCATGGAGATGCGGGTTGCGATGGAGTGCCTGCTGGATCGGCTCGGCAACATCACCTTGATCACCGACGGTGACCCGCACATCCACGGCCAGCCGTTCCGGTCACCGCGTGCGTTGCCGGTGACGTTCACGCCCGGGCGGTAGTCACCCCGCCGCCCACACGGGCCCCGCGGCGGCGTGACTACCCGCGCGCCGCGCGTGGTCTGCGGTAGCCGATCGTCTTGGTCTCCAGGTACTGCTCGAACCCCTCGATGCCGCACTGGCGGCCCCACCCGCTGTTCTTGTAGCCGCCGAACGGGGCGTCGGCTCCGTAATACATCCCACCGTTGACACCGATCGCTCCGGTGCGGACCCGGCGCGCCACCGCCATCGCGCGTTCCGACGACGCCGAGACCACTGCGCCGGCCAGTCCGTAGGCGCTGTCGTTGGCCAGGCGCACCGCCTCGTCGTCGTCGTCGAACGGCAGGAGCACCACCACCGGCCCGAAGACCTCCTCCCGGGCGATCGCCGCGGCGTTGTCGACGCCGGTGATCACCGTCGGCTCGACGTAGTAGCCACCGGCCAGCTCCGCCGGCAGGCCCGTACACCGCCCGCCTCCGGTGGTGAACTCCGCGCCGTCATCGCCCGCCTGGGCATAGGCGTCGAGGACCCGTCGCTGCTGTTCGGCACTGATCAACGGACCGACCAGGGTCTGCGGCAAGGCCGGGTCGCCCACCGTCACCCCCGCGAACGCCGCCGTCACCGCGGCGAGCACTTCATCGAACAGCGCGGCGTGGACCAACATGCGGCTGGTGGCCGCGCAGGCCTGACCGGCGTGGACACACACTCCCACCGCGGCCGGGATCACCTTGGCCGGGTCGGCGTCGTCGAGCACGATCAACGCCGATTTCCCGCCCAGCTCCAGGAACGTCCGTGTCATCGTGTCGACGCTGCGCCGGGCGAGCAGTTTGCCGACGGCGGTCGATCCGGTGAACGAAATCATGTCGATGCGGGGATCGGTGCCCAGGTGTGCGGCCACCTCGTTGGACGGGGTGGGAACCACGTTGACCACGCCGGCGGGAATGTCGGTGCGCTCGGCGATGAGCCGCCCCAGCCGGGTGGCGTTCCACGGGGTGTGCGGATCGGGTTTGAGGACGACGGTGTTGCCGGCCGCCAATGCCGGACCGAGCTTGTTGAGGATCACCTCGAGGGGAAAATTCGACGGAGTGATCGCCGCGACCACACCGGCCGGCTCCTTGACGACGAGGCGGGCGTTACGGTCGCCGAACAGGCCCCCGCCGTCAAGCTGCCGTTCCCACTCGAATTCGTCCACCAGCCGCGCCGGATACCGCAACGCGTCGGCCAACGGCCAATCCAGTTGGGCCAACTCGGTGGTCATCACCGGACAACCCGCTTCGGCGATCAGTTCGGTACGCAGGTCCTCCTGCTCCGCCTCCAACGCCGATTGCAGCTGGTGTAGGCATCGCCGGCGCAGCGCGCGGTTCGTCGACCAGTCGGTGGCGTCGAAGGCACGCCGGGCCGCGCCGATCGCCCGCTGCATGTCCACACCCTGCCCGGCCGCCGTGGCACCCAACACCCGTCCGGTGGCCGGACTGATGTTGTCGAACTGCGCACCCGATGCC
This sequence is a window from Mycolicibacillus parakoreensis. Protein-coding genes within it:
- a CDS encoding cysteine hydrolase translates to MGDTVLRDRPGYGRAVTTSLLDLAAPHHTALVTQELQGAVVGADAGLPALADAARRQALPNIARLVSAARGAGVQVVHCLVHRRPDGRGSNHNARLFAASRDKVRIDPGSPGATLLGEFGPEPTDLVLSRGHGVGPMGGTDLDAVLRNLGVSTIVAVGVSLNVAIPNLVMDAVNAAYRVVVPRDAVAGVPSEYATAMIDNTLALLATITTTDQLVDAWSA
- a CDS encoding acyl-CoA synthetase; the encoded protein is MPETGDVTTAQFTVPSVLDAVAAAIPEREMIVQGDRRYTYAEIVERSNRLASYLHSRGLGSHTPRSGLAAHEVGQDLLGIYAYNGNEFVETLLGAFRARTAPFNVNYRYVRTELSYLLADSGATALVYHAAFAPTLAEVLPELPRLRVLIQIADDSGNALLDGAVDYEEALAAGSPQPPPVHPSPDDLYVLYTGGTTGMPKGVLWRQHDIFMTSFGGRNMMTGEAVGSLDDVVAQARDNPGTRLMILPPLIHGAAQWAVMTAINTGQTLVFPSVVDHFDAADVVATIEREKVLSVTVVGDAMARPLVAAIERGTADVSSLVVVANGGALLTPSVKQQVLDAVPGAVVIDGVGSSETGAQLRHMSTSGAVSTGTFTAGPDTCVLAEDLGTLLAPGHSGLGWLAQRGYVPLGYKGDAAKTAATFPELDGVRYAVPGDRARHLPDGTVELLGRDSVTINSGGEKIFAEEVETAIASHPAVADVVVAGRPSERWGQEVVAVVALAGGAEVTAADLIAHAAGSLARYKLPKAIAFRPTLVRSPAGKADYRWAREQAAAG
- a CDS encoding aldehyde dehydrogenase family protein — encoded protein: MTDDGDVAAPADLLATQRRSFAADGPPSAAVRRHRIDRLLAMVLDNIDDFAEAMAADFGTRSRSASLFTEIMGALPVVEHTRSHVDRWMRTGTLMRAARLVGLRAEVRPTPLGVVGIIGPWNFPLQLVVLPAAAAFAAGNRVMIKMSEITARTAEVMRRVVPRYFGADELAVVTGGPEVAAAFASLPFDHLFFTGSPAVGALVQRAAAANLVPVTLELGGKNPVVVSPDADIRRSAARIAAARMVNGGQVCVCPDYVLVPERDVETFLDVARQTLRGMFPTVLDNDDYCSSVNEANFDRVLGLIDDAQTRGATVEAIAPDGEALPDRRSRKIAPTIISDIDATMRIADEEIFGPVLTVQAYSALDDAIETINARPAPLVAYWYGPDNAEFRDFLRRTRSGGVARNDFAAQMIPSAAPFGGVGRSGMGAYHGKAGFDAFSHYRTVVGSDLPFSLTGSAAPPFRRPMRLYADAMVRRAGKRTRRRLKRSGSG
- a CDS encoding NAD(P)-dependent oxidoreductase produces the protein MAETTRVIGFIGAGRMGEPMVPRLLDAGHRVQVYARRPEVRDRLGARGAVAVESVAEVARGADVVISCLFSDAQLRDVATGADGLLANAEPGAAVVSHTTGTVGTLTGLTAEFPDGPALLDAPVSGSADDITAGRLTVLLGGPEEAVHRVTPVLRAYADPVIATGGLGTALNLKLINNVLFAANAQLVAAAVELGTGLGVSENSLLEALAQCSGGSRAAGYVQSGGGVAAFAKIVAPFMRKDVAACIEAAADRGVDLGQLRTVAETGPLDLS
- a CDS encoding SDR family oxidoreductase, yielding MDTPPRRVVVVGGASGIGAATAAHFHRRGDHVLSVDVRRHRTPASQHACCDLRDAGAIADFADRIGTGWDLVAHVAGVPGTAPVADILTINYLGMRLMTEAMLPLMRPGGAVVAVASTAALGWEQRIEVLDGLLEATTAAEVQRWQAQQDPAFPVYTTSKQAVILYAKRLAASARSQYGVRINTVSPGPVDTPILPDFEQSMGKEVLDTVRTMVGRHGTVDDVVPVIDFLGSPRAGWITGHDLLVDGGFTTAITAGSPPSDRDPERIRP
- a CDS encoding cytochrome P450 gives rise to the protein MTVSSPPTSPRPYHRLDISDPDFWATTFRDRDETFAALRAEDGLTWHRPMPAVFPHEETGYWAVTRHADIKYVSQHEKLFCSNAGVSVDPMPAEIQRTMTFFLAMDPPEHTRYRKLISSGFTPRQVRRIEDQIRSNARSIVDDLVAELRSGEPIDFVDRCSGLLPMRTISDMIGIDPQDQAKVAYAAECLFSGSDEEYASLEERAVHVMTQLQILSDSGVDLARRRRTEPHEDLMTELVNAEVDGHRLTDEELGSFMVLLGSAGNDTSKQTTTHAFKALIEHPEQRAWLLADFDNRIGPAVEEFIRWATPVLAFARHAVTDTEIAGTEIKAGEKLGLFYCSANRDETVFDRPHEFDITRTHNAHLGFGGGGAHYCLGTHVARMELRHLFYELLTRLPEVALGDPEYLHSTFVHGIKRMPISLA
- a CDS encoding cytochrome P450, which produces MRSRVDDIAAAADKPADYLRNPYPHFAAQRDINGVCPGTVMDYSKTPKSLRPQTQFAAVSFDAVNSVFRDSETFNSHIYDVTVGLFLGPTILAMEGEPHRKHRNLVSSAFKRKSLARWEPEIVRPVCTALIDEFVDAGSADLMADFAFEFPTRIITKLLGLPEEDLAWFRQRALEIISYTVDYERAFAGSAQLKDYFLTQMDKRKSHPTDDIIGSLVTAEIDGEKLSDEAIYSFLRLLLPAGLETTYRASGNLLYLLLTHPEQFAAVRADRDLIGSAIEEGLRYETPLTTVQRTAIRDTELAGVQIPAGAVIDLCIGSANRDENRWERPEEFDIFRKWIPHITFAAGEHTCMGLHLARMEMRVAMECLLDRLGNITLITDGDPHIHGQPFRSPRALPVTFTPGR
- a CDS encoding aldehyde dehydrogenase family protein, producing the protein MLIDGELVPAASGAQFDNISPATGRVLGATAAGQGVDMQRAIGAARRAFDATDWSTNRALRRRCLHQLQSALEAEQEDLRTELIAEAGCPVMTTELAQLDWPLADALRYPARLVDEFEWERQLDGGGLFGDRNARLVVKEPAGVVAAITPSNFPLEVILNKLGPALAAGNTVVLKPDPHTPWNATRLGRLIAERTDIPAGVVNVVPTPSNEVAAHLGTDPRIDMISFTGSTAVGKLLARRSVDTMTRTFLELGGKSALIVLDDADPAKVIPAAVGVCVHAGQACAATSRMLVHAALFDEVLAAVTAAFAGVTVGDPALPQTLVGPLISAEQQRRVLDAYAQAGDDGAEFTTGGGRCTGLPAELAGGYYVEPTVITGVDNAAAIAREEVFGPVVVLLPFDDDDEAVRLANDSAYGLAGAVVSASSERAMAVARRVRTGAIGVNGGMYYGADAPFGGYKNSGWGRQCGIEGFEQYLETKTIGYRRPRAARG